accgagatggacacgtgaagtcgcctggtcacttctcgcttggggacatcatcttggaaccatgcaacagctcgtcccttctcaaactcgttcaattttcgtcgtggaggcattgtcagataatgcctaatactggtggtatgtcttctcaaaaagccaagcaagtgacagcatctcacacataaacagcagtgcttgcccgtgcataatggtttttccatgtggctattgcaatgtgttcgggctgaacggtccaaaacaaggtcctttttcgcaagtttccgctttttcttttgctaccaagctcagtagtagagaatcccgtgcaatgttcccactaacacaacatcgcccacttacagctgaacaagaattcataacaatttggtttgactgagaaataaataacagtagcgaactgattttattgagcacctgttttctcatagtgatccttaactttttgtgagtagtgtagaACAAGTATACCTACCCTATCAACTCCTTTGATCCAAGAGGTATGCACAGATCTATACTCTTTGACTTCACTtaaacggtctaaaaatagtataTCAAAATACCATGCTCCGAGCAAAGTATAAGACGGCTAATATCATGAATAATTAAGCCACTACGGTTGAGACACTAGAGAGATGTATGTTGTCCTTAACCTGATTGACAAAGATGTTCGTTTTTCTCTCGAATTAAAGCTCTTCACTTCAACCAAGAACCAGATTCTGAATTGCCAGTTGCAGCCGTGGCAGGAAGCGTTGTTAGCGTTGTCTTCATTGTCACCGTCGTCATTGTCATCGCTGTGATCGTCAAACGAAGAAGTGAGTTTGTAATACACTGTTATTGTAAATATGATCTGAGAAAAAGTTAACAGAAGAAAACGTGTGTGAGTATCATGCGTATAGTTTGACGGGCACGATAGTCTGGCAAAGAAGACGTCGGCTTCCAATGTTGAAGGTTGAGTGTTCGAATGTTAATACAGCCGGTGTTGTCAGACAAGGACGGGTAAAGTCCAACATGCTCATTattgttgttatattttgtaTGTCCTCTTTTAAAATACGGTTtttaaagttgaaaaacaacacACCATAGTTATACATTGACATATACAGGATCTCCTGCTTTTCTTTGTGACACCAAATTTTAGGACCAAAAGCAGAAGACGTTCCGAGCAGGGAAGACGCGACCTCAACTGCCAATGGTTAGTGGTGTCGCTTCCTCTTTACtttccctccaccccccccctctctctctctctctctctctctctctccctctctccctctctctctctctctctctctctctctctccctctctttctctctctctctctctctctctctctctctctctctctcttccccactCTATCTCTTTTAATTGTAATCATGTCTATTCATACATCAATctaattaaacacacacacactcacacacatacacacacacatacacacacacacacgcacgcacgcacgcacgcacgcacgcacgcacgcacgcgcacacacaagtCCGTTTCCATATCAGTGTTTTCGTCATGCTATTGCATTTAAGGGATACGCATTTATTTAGTCATGTATTCCGTCATATATAcagtaagtagaggttacatgccgagtctcagtgattattaaaaataatggtcgaagttggcggatcatgaaaaatgcgagcttcagcgagctttttcatgaccgcgaactgagaccattatttttaataatcactgagacgaggtgtgtaacctctttattcctcctttcttcagttattcaaagaaaacaggagtttttgtacgaaagtttgatcgaatccgaatcactcaaccagtcaacctgcgcaggcgatcgattaatgcgcggttgtatagttccgtgcaaatcattccattctgttaacacttcttgtcagtttccctgttttagactaaaatcaagtacacagatatgctgttattctgctgtggcggtaaaggcagatattgtgtgttctgtttatgttttagtatcgtttaggataaggttctttcgtcaaatgggactagcagacgaacttttgcacccgtgttccaacgttaattactgtatgaagttcagttttttctggggaaaatagtgtatgaaaccgctttatgttgtttaaattgatgagatgtgtgcatttggttgcgtgtgatctgtttataaaatgaaatattgttgaaaactgaccgtcggattgcagtcagtgttgtcgaagaaactgcgttaaaagaaggggaactactcttgtcggcaagagtatgagttacttgccttgggaatttgcttgtgatgaacggtgtgtgcacggcagatctagattcagaaaacaacctaactcatggattttatatggagattcatgtgttcaggcctgtagttgttaatttaaatgcggtatgtttgtattgtttgctccagagatgtatatttcgtacgtatagagcgttcggaacttttcagtcgcaaaagtagtaccaaaacagaacagcttctcaacccattgcactatcgaggattcaggctgttgctggctcgttatttgtttggttgctgggtcattatcgaaaaataactagctctacaagtttacagaggtaaagaagcagaggggggaataagtcaTGCTTCCAGTCAACCAGTCAGTGAGACAATCAGTAAGTTATTCAAATGTGTATTCATTGTTAAATTCAATCATTTGTTTaattaattgtttttgtttcgtgTCTAAGTTATCGTAGTCTTTGGGTGGTGCTTTGTGCATGCATCACGTACCGTCATTCCTTACAGGGGTccataccatcctgaagaagtcaGCGACAGGCCGCCGAAATATTGATGAAGAATATACCCAGAGTAGTTTCTGttgttttatctttttgttttgatgtatttgagtatgtatttatgtgtgtatttAAGTATGCGTTTCCTGATCTACTTGTTTTAGTATCAATTTAAGAACTTAACTAAGACACACTGAGTATCAAAAATAAGTGATTGTGAACAGGTGCCACAGATACTTATGATGGTCTGTACATGCCAGATGTTGGTCAAAGTTCCATCTATTCTGAAATGGGGCAGCGTCCAGTTAACGCCGCTTCAGATGCTGGTAAGTGTATAGAGCACAGTTTTGTCTTAACTTTGGGGTAAGCTACAACTACTGTTTTAAAACGCGTTGCAACAGTGTATTTGTTCTGGCTTATTTTCTGCATGTCCGTACTCTTTTGAAAACCTTATCTGTTTGTTGACATTATGATCAGTGTGAGTATGTTTTGTTCTATGTTTGTTCTACAGACTACATAGATCTGTACCACGGTCTGGACATGTCGGAGGTCGGTCAACGTGCAGAGTACTCTCAGCTTGGTCAGGACACGTAAAGTCCTGACATATATACATTGGTAGGTATTGAGGTTATCACTTTCAGTTTCATGTCTAGATAGGTAAAACCTAGTTTGTTTATNNNNNNNNNNNNNNNNNNNNNNNNNNNNNNNNNNNNNNNNNNNNNNNNNNNNNNNNNNNNNNNNNNNNNNNNNNNNNNNNNNNNNNNNNNNNNNNNNNNNNNNNNNNNNNNNNNNNNNNNNNNNNNNNNNNNNNNNNNNNNNNNNNNNNNNNNNNNNNNNNNNNNNNNNNNNNNNNNNNNNNNNNNNNNNNNNNNNNNNNtgttagcgtgtgtgtgtgtgcgtgtgtgtgaatgcgtgtatctgtctgtgtatatgtgtgagtttgtgtgtgtgtgtgtgtgtgtgtgtgtgtgtgtctctgtgtgtatgtgtctgtgtctgtctgtctgtctgtatattcgtATGCGTGTTTCCTTCCCGCTTTGCATAACCTTGCGTGTTAGAAATGTGGAATAAAGGCGAGatgttcttcacacacacacacacacacacacacacacacacacacacacacacacacacacacacacacacactcacacacacactcacacacgcacacacatctcacaccccccccccccaccccccgaacCTCCTACGCAAACTCGCTGCCTTGACAACACAAAATACTTTGTcgcaaacaatcaatcaatcaagcaagcaagcattACAAGTCAGCCATTAAACCAGAACATCATATTCCTGTAGGCTGTACAAAACCTCTGACTGAAGGTTTTGTGTCAAAGTCAAACACAAAATTGCATATGTTGACCAAGACTTAGAGACGTATTAAGGGTCATGTGAACCGATCCTTTTTGTTATTTTCCATTTCtgaaatgacgtcattgtgaTTGACATACATGTGTGACGTTACGTCAAGCAATCGATTCTGGAAAGCGATGTTGCACTGCCTGCCAGTACAATGTGATGTGTGTGCCATTCTGCAACCTGGTTTGCAGATCAAAAGACACACGATTGAACTGCAGGGGACATCTAAGCAGAAGAAGTTCGATGGAGAAAGAAACATTGCCATGTGCTGTCCTGATTTTGTTCACAATCGGTAAGATCTGCCTTTTGTTTACAAAACTGAGCAAGTCCACCGAAGCTCCTTCCGATTTAATATCTAAAACAACATCGACTTTTTCTGTTGGAGTTAATGTCTCAAAAGCAACGATCATCTTAATCAGACGGTAGGGATGGCTGGACAACtaacattttcataataatctgaCGATTAGCTTTCGTTTTGTTGGGAATTATCATGCTTGCAAAAAACGACTTCTTCACACTTCACACATCACTCGGACCCTGGCCCTGGCGACAATAACAAGGCGTCACTCGATCTCACCCTGTCAATAGCTGTTATCCAGATCAGTGGATTGCCAAATACGAGGAACACGTGCACAAATATCACTGttactgtgttgtgtgtcattatatttaaattttgactaaatgttttaacacagaggggggaatcgagacgagggtcgtggtgtatgtgtgtgtgtgtatgtgcgtgtatgtgtgtagagcgattcagagtaaactcaATAAATAAATCATGTGTTCAGAATTTCAGTCATTTCAGAGGGATctgaaacaattaacaaacaagcaaaaatgaAACAGGCAATACAAACTCAGCTTATTCCCTGATGCATGACTTAGCTAGACTCGGGCTCAAGTTataattattttcattttaattttcattttcattactttagtgtcccatcgctgggaaattcgggtcgcttcctccgagtggaaagctagcagcaacggagtcgcgctacccaggtgtacaTTCACTGCCATCTTGTCTGTTTCATGAACCTGTGACCACGTATCTTCACCAGCAACGACTactaccaccacaaccaccacaaccacaaccacaactaCCACCGCAGGTAAATATAACCAAATAATTATGCAGCTAACCATACTTATTTTACAATCAATGTTAGCTTCGTATATCTTGTTTGTGATGTTGCTCAATTAATTGTTGGCTCGTATTATTCATTCAATGGACAGTGTAAAGACTCACAACGATTTTCTTGGACGAAGGTACTTGATCAtatcagaaaaaaaacatcaaTATTTTACTTACTACCACATACACATCTGACATCAGGAAAAAAACATAACACATTAACAGACACTGCTGACGGTGAATCAGTCATTGTTCGTACTGTGGTAATCATTCCTGAAAGGAATTACACAAGAGAAAGTAAAAAACAACATCAATCCTGAACTTCTTAGCTTAAATGTCCTCTTCGTGAACTTCTTTGCTTAACTTTCCTTGTCAGAAACCTACAGACCAGGGTTGACTGTCAAGATGTTTGCTCTACAAGCACGTCTCCTGACTCTTTAGCTGACAACAATGTCTTTTCACAAAAAGTCGGAACATCGCAAACCGAACAATTCACTTATATCTACAACCACCCGTTCTTTCGCGTTCTTGTTCATAAGAAACCAAGGCGTCCGCCCTCAAacacatcgctcacatacaATGCACCACATCTGATCCAATCTGTAATTTCCTTGACAAACACAGTCTTCGTCATTCCACAACGAACCCGAGACAGAGTTACCACAGTTGAACTGATTATGATCAATCCATGTCATAAAAAGAAACTTTGCATCTGTCACAAGTCAATTACGCTTTAAAACTTTGCTTGTGCCATAGGTTTAACGAACCCCTGCCTATTGTGGTGTGCCTTGTGGCTCCACTAGTGTGAAACTTTGAAGTCGTTGTGTGGGTTTTCAGACATCGACAACACGTTGTTCTTTGTGGCTCCACTAGTGTGAAACTTTGAAGTCGTTGTGTGGGTTTTCAGACATCGACAACACGTTGTTCTTTGTGGCTCCACTAGTGTGTAACTTTGAAGTCGTTGTGTGGGTTTTCAGACATCGACAACACGTTGTTCTTTGTGGCTCCACTAGTGTGTAACTTTGAAGTCGTTGTGTGGGTTTTCAGACATCGACAACACGTTGTTCTTTGTGGCTCCACTATAACTTTGACGTCGTTGTGTGGGTTTTCAGACATCGAC
This region of Littorina saxatilis isolate snail1 linkage group LG8, US_GU_Lsax_2.0, whole genome shotgun sequence genomic DNA includes:
- the LOC138972460 gene encoding uncharacterized protein, whose protein sequence is MSVAEGSNVTCTCQNEGGRHGYPLGRVVWTNNTGSAVLALPGLQKKDSGVVHACRLLWGPHDEVFDMLNYSVTVNSLHFNQEPDSELPVAAVAGSVVSVVFIVTVVIVIAVIVKRRRPKAEDVPSREDATSTANGATDTYDGLYMPDVGQSSIYSEMGQRPVNAASDADYIDLYHGLDMSEVGQRAEYSQLGQDT